In Quercus robur chromosome 10, dhQueRobu3.1, whole genome shotgun sequence, a genomic segment contains:
- the LOC126703468 gene encoding cysteine-rich receptor-like protein kinase 44 isoform X2, translating to MAMVSSRLVFLVSICILVSQAIAQPDFLYHFCLDKGNYTSNSTYNTNLNQVLSSLSSNTEIDYGFFNFSYGKSPDKVYSLGLCRGDAKPDICRSCLNNATNLLPLLCSNRKEAIGWYDYCMLRYSFRDMFGIMEDSPAFFMWNMNNVSANYDQFSQDLRTLLDSQRGRAAAGGSLRKFAAGNATAPNNQTLYSLMQCTPDLSDQDCSDCLTGAMGDIPNCCDGKQGGRVIRPSCNLRFEVGLFYDPTADNASSPSLSPPPPPVPSASPPASNNTPAAKGKESNKSQTVIIVVPIISFVVLIIISFCIYFRVRKPREKPQSESVDEIRSGESFQLGFGTIKVATNDFSDANKLGQGGFGVVYKGKLSNGQVIAVKRLSKNSGQGDLEFKNEVSLVAKLQHRHLVRLLGFCLEGIERLLIYEFVPNGSLDNFIFDPIKCVLLDWARRYKIIGGIARGLLYLHEDSRLRIIHRDLKANNILLDSEMNPKISDFGMARLFELDQNEGNTNRIVGTYGYMSPEYAMHGQFSVKSDVFSFGVLVLEIISGRKNSSFRNGENIEDLLSYAWKNWNQGIVSNLVDPALKAGSTTEIMRCVHIGLLCVQENVVDRPTMSFVVLMLNSYSMTLPIPSKPAFFMNSGTESNICLQWENDSRVTESNQSKSSSIQASINEVSITELYPR from the exons ATGGCAATGGTTTCTTCAAGACTTGTCTTCCTCGTTTCCATTTGCATACTGGTTTCTCAAGCCATTGCTCAGCCAGACTTCCTATACCATTTCTGTTTAGACAAGGGTAACTACACAAGCAACAGTACCTACAATACAAACCTCAATCAAGTCCTCTCCTCCCTCTCCTCCAACACAGAAATTGACTATGGgttcttcaatttttcttaTGGCAAAAGCCCTGACAAAGTATATTCACTTGGACTTTGTAGAGGAGATGCCAAGCCAGATATTTGCCGTAGTTGCCTCAATAACGCTACAAATCTTCTCCCTCTGCTTTGTTCCAATCGGAAGGAAGCAATAGGATGGTATGACTATTGCATGTTACGCTACTCATTCCGTGACATGTTTGGCATCATGGAAGATAGCCCTGCTTTTTTTATGTGGAACATGAATAACGTATCAGCCAATTATGATCAGTTCAGTCAGGACCTGAGGACCTTGTTGGATAGCCAAAGAGGTCGAGCTGCTGCAGGCGGTTCTCTTCGTAAGTTTGCGGCAGGAAATGCAACAGCACCAAACAATCAAACACTATATTCACTTATGCAGTGCACACCTGATTTGTCCGATCAAGATTGCAGTGATTGCTTGACTGGGGCTATGGGAGACATACCAAATTGTTGTGATGGGAAGCAAGGTGGGAGAGTTATCAGACCCAGCTGTAATTTAAGGTTTGAGGTCGGTCTCTTCTATGACCCCACAGCTGATAATGCATCATCACCATCACTGTCTCCACCTCCGCCTCCAGTACCATCAGCATCTCCTCCAGCATCAAACAACACCCCTGCTGCAAAAG GAAAGGAGAGTAACAAATCTCAAACAGTCATCATAGTTGTACCCATTATTTCTTTTGTGGTACTAATTATAATCTCCTTCTGCATCTACTTTAGAGTCAGGAAACCGAGGGAGAAACCACAAA GCGAATCTGTGGATGAGATTAGAAGTGGGGAATCTTTTCAGTTAGGCTTTGGCACTATTAAAGTTGCAACAAATGACTTTTCTGATGCAAATAAGCTTGGACAAGGTGGATTTGGTGTTGTTTACAAG GGTAAACTCTCCAATGGACAAGTTATTGCTGTGAAAAGGCTTTCAAAAAATTCTGGGCAAGGAGATCTTGAATTTAAGAATGAAGTTTCGTTAGTGGCAAAGCTTCAACACCGACATTTAGTTAGACTCCTAGGATTTTGCTTGGAAGGAATTGAAAGGCTTCTAATTTATGAGTTTGTGCCCAATGGAAGTCTTGATAACTTCATTTTTG ATCCAATCAAGTGTGTACTACTGGATTGGGCAAGACGTTACAAAATCATAGGAGGCATTGCACGAGGTCTTCTCTACCTTCATGAAGATTCTCGACTTCGTATTATTCATCGGGATCTTAAAGCAAACAATATCCTATTAGATTCTGAAATGaatccaaaaatttcagattttggtATGGCGAGATTATTTGAACTTGATCAAAACGAAGGCAATACAAATAGAATTGTGGGGACCTA TGGATATATGTCTCCAGAATATGCAATGCATGGACAATTCTCAGTAAAGTCTGATGTCTTTAGTTTTGGTGTGCTAGTATTAGAGATAATAAGTGGGCGAAAGAATAGCTCCTTCCGAAACGGAGAGAATATTGAGGACCTTCTAAGCTAt GCATGGAAAAATTGGAATCAGGGTATAGTTTCAAATCTTGTAGATCCCGCATTGAAGGCAGGTTCAACAACCGAAATAATGAGATGTGTTCACATTGGATTACTATGTGTTCAAGAAAACGTAGTTGATAGACCAACTATGTCATTTGTTGTTCTCATGCTTAATAGCTACTCTATGACTCTACCAATACCTTCAAAACCTGCATTTTTTATGAACAGTGGTACTGAATCAAACATTTGCTTGCAATGGGAGAATGATTCAAGGGTGACAGAGtcaaatcaatctaaaagtagctCTATCCAAGCTTCGATAAATGAGGTGTCAATCACAGAGCTATATCCTCGCTAG
- the LOC126703467 gene encoding LOW QUALITY PROTEIN: pentatricopeptide repeat-containing protein At1g06710, mitochondrial-like (The sequence of the model RefSeq protein was modified relative to this genomic sequence to represent the inferred CDS: inserted 3 bases in 2 codons; substituted 1 base at 1 genomic stop codon) has translation MGVRKNHCTSIIDYYFLSLQRSLSHKFLRQFRDKSNETLVVEVLSLVQNPELGVKFFIWAGRQIGYTYTGVVYDALLERLGCEIMKLGILTLERFLGEIKDDDKEVXLEELGRLKDFGYKPTRWTYNALVQVFLKADRLDTAYLVHREMSSSGFSMDEFTLGCFAQSLCKAGRWREALSLFEKEEIVPNTVLYTKLISGLCEAFLFEEAMDFLNRMRTSSCIPNVVTYRTLLCGCLRKRQLGRCKRILSMMITEGCYPSPKIFNSLVHAFCRSGDYSYAYKLLKKMVKCSCQPGYVVYNILIGSICGNEELPGSDVLELAEKAYGEMLDAGVVLNKVNVSNFARCLCGAGKCERAYTVIREMMSKGFIPDTSTYAKVIGFLCNASKVEKAFLLFEEMKRNGIVPDVYTYTILIDSFCKAGLIKQARNWFDEMVRDGCAPNVVTYTALIHAYLKARKLSNANDLFEIMCSEGCIPNVIXYTALIDGHCKAGEIGKACQIYARMRGNVEISDVDMYFRIDDGNSKQPNVFTYGALVDGLCKAHKVKEARNLLDAMSVEGCEPNHIVYDALIDGFCXAGKLDDAQEVFAKMSEHGYSPNVYTYSSLIDRLFKDKRLDLALKVLSKMLENSCAPNVVIYTQMIDGLCKVGKTDEAYKLMLMMEEKGCYPNVVTYTAMIDGFGKVGKVKKCLELLREMGSKGCASNFVTYRVLINNCCATGLLDEAHKLLDEMKQTYWPRHISSYCKVIEGFNREFIISLGLLDEISENDFVPIVPVYRILIDSFIKARRLELALELHEEIPSFFPLKAASKNMYTSLIESLSRAGKVIKAFELYIDMVRMGGVAELSTFVHLSKGLININKWEEALQLSDSICQMDIHWLQQEDTSSRN, from the exons ATGGGAGTCCGCAAAAACCACTGCACCTCTATAATTGACTACTATTTTTTAAGTTTGCAGAGAAGTCTTTCCCATAAGTTTCTTAGGCAGTTTAGGGACAAGTCGAATGAGACTTTAGTGGTTGAGGTGTTGAGTCTTGTGCAAAATCCTGAATTGGGTGTCAAGTTTTTCATTTGGGCGGGGCGGCAAATTGGGTATACTTACACTGGAGTTGTGTATGACGCATTGTTAGAGAGATTGGGGTGTGAAATAATGAAATTGGGTATACTCACACTGGAACGTTTTTTAGGAGAGATTAAGGATGATGATAAGGAAGT CTTGGAGGAGCTTGGGAGGCTTAAAGATTTCGGGTACAAGCCCACGAGATGGACGTATAATGCATTGGTTCAAGTGTTTCTTAAAGCTGATCGGTTGGACACGGCTTATTTGGTTCATAGGGAGATGTCGAGTTCAGGGTTTAGTATGGATGAGTTTACCTTAGGTTGTTTTGCACAATCTCTCTGCAAAGCGGGGAGGTGGAGAGAAGCTCTCTCGCTGTTTGAGAAGGAAGAAATTGTGCCCAACACAGTTCTTTATACAAAGTTGATATCTGGGTTGTGTGaagcttttctttttgaggAAGCTATGGATTTCTTGAACAGAATGCGGACTAGTTCTTGTATTCCTAATGTTGTGACATATAGGACTTTGCTTTGTGGGTGTTTGAGGAAAAGACAGCTTGGTAGGTGTAAGAGAATTCTTAGTATGATGATCACAGAAGGTTGTTATCCTAGTCCTAAGATTTTTAATTCTCTTGTTCATGCCTTTTGCAGATCAGGAGATTATTCTTATGCCTATAAGTTGCTTAAGAAAATGGTCAAATGCAGTTGCCAGCCAGGTTATGTGGTTTACAATATCTTGATTGGTAGTATATGCGGCAATGAAGAATTACCAGGCTCAGATGTTTTAGAGTTGGCTGAGAAAGCTTATGGTGAGATGCTTGATGCAGGGGTCGTATTGAATAAGGTCAATGTCAGCAATTTTGCTCGATGTCTTTGTGGTGCTGGAAAATGTGAGAGGGCATATACTGTTATTCGTGAAATGATGAGTAAGGGATTCATACCTGATACTAGTACCTATGCTAAAGTGATTGGCTTTTTGTGTAATGCCTCCAAGGTAGAGAAGGCCTTTTTATTGTTTGAAGAAATGAAAAGGAACGGTATTGTTCCTGATGTTTATACATATACAATTTTAATTGATAGTTTCTGTAAAGCTGGTCTTATTAAACAGGCTCGCAACTGGTTTGATGAAATGGTAAGGGATGGTTGTGCCCCTAATGTGGTGACATATACTGCTCTTATACATGCCTACCTTAAAGCTAGGAAACTTTCCAATGCAAATGATCTGTTTGAGATTATGTGTTCTGAAGGATGCATTCCTAATGTTA ACTATACGGCTTTGATTGATGGTCACTGTAAAGCTGGGGAGATTGGAAAAGCATGCCAAATATATGCGAGAATGAGAGGTAATGTGGAAATTTCTGATGTAGATATGTATTTTAGAATTGATGATGGCAATTCCAAACAGCCAAATGTGTTTACATATGGAGCATTGGTTGATGGTTTGTGCAAAGCTCACAAGGTCAAAGAGGCCCGTAACCTGTTGGATGCTATGTCAGTGGAAGGCTGTGAGCCAAACCATATCGTGTATGATGCTCTTATAGATGGATTCTGCTAGGCTGGGAAGCTAGATGATGCACAAGAGGTGTTTGCTAAGATGTCAGAGCATGGATATAGTCCTAATGTCTATACTTACAGTTCTTTGATTGACAGGTTGTTTAAGGATAAAAGACTGGATCTTGCTTTGAAAGTCTTGTCCAAAATGCTAGAAAATTCTTGTGCACCAAATGTTGTCATATACACACAAATGATTGATGGCCTCTGTAAAGTTGGAAAAACAGATGAAGCCTATAAGCTTATGCTAATGATGGAAGAAAAGGGGTGTTATCCAAATGTTGTGACTTATACTGCAATGATAGATGGCTTTGGGAAAGTGGGTAAAGTCAAAAAATGTCTTGAGCTCTTGAGAGAAATGGGCTCAAAGGGTTGTGCTTCAAATTTTGTCACCTACAGGGTTCTTATAAATAACTGTTGTGCCACTGGCCTTCTGGATGAGGCTCATAAACTCTTGGATGAAATGAAACAGACATATTGGCCAAGGCATATATCAAGCTACTGTAAGGTCATTGAAGGTTTCAACCGAGAGTTTATTATCTCACTTGGGCTTTTAGATGAGATCAGTGAGAATGATTTTGTTCCTATCGTTCCAGTATACAGAATACTGATTGATAGTTTTATTAAGGCTAGGAGATTAGAATTAGCTCTGGAGCTGCATGAAGAGATTCCatcatttttccctttaaaagCTGCCAGCAAGAATATGTATACTTCTTTGATCGAGAGCCTCTCCCGTGCAGGTAAAGTCATTAAGGCTTTTGAGCTGTACATAGATATGGTAAGGATGGGTGGTGTTGCAGAGCTGAGCACATTTGTTCACCTTAGTAAAGGGCTCATCAATATTAACAAGTGGGAAGAAGCACTTCAACTGTCAGATAGCATATGTCAGATG GATATCCATTGGCTTCAACAAGAAGATACATCTTCCAGAAATTAG